The following are encoded in a window of Aromatoleum petrolei genomic DNA:
- a CDS encoding ExbD/TolR family protein, whose translation MAFGSFNEQGGSAPMSEINMVPLIDVMLVLLIVFMITAPLLTHSVKIDLPTAASQASNEKPDTVTLALDAAGALYWNDQKIGDDELAARLAAAAAQPVQPELHLRADRETRYQKLAEIMSAARTAGIQKMGFITVPEH comes from the coding sequence ATGGCTTTCGGCAGCTTCAACGAGCAGGGCGGCTCAGCCCCGATGAGCGAGATCAACATGGTCCCCCTCATCGACGTGATGCTGGTGCTGCTGATCGTGTTCATGATCACCGCGCCACTGCTCACGCATTCGGTCAAGATCGACCTGCCGACGGCGGCGAGCCAGGCCAGCAACGAGAAGCCAGACACGGTGACGCTGGCGCTCGACGCAGCCGGCGCGCTGTACTGGAACGACCAGAAGATCGGCGACGACGAACTCGCCGCGCGACTCGCAGCGGCTGCAGCGCAGCCGGTGCAGCCCGAGCTGCATCTGCGCGCCGACCGCGAGACGCGCTACCAGAAACTGGCCGAGATCATGTCGGCGGCACGCACCGCAGGCATCCAGAAGATGGGTTTCATCACCGTTCCCGAGCACTAA
- a CDS encoding efflux RND transporter periplasmic adaptor subunit: protein MTSSPASKPRRLRRAVIALVTLGVLGTGGWFAWTKYFSPPDESARYQFATVTRGDIEDVVTATGTLQPRDYVDVGAQVSGQLKKIHVEVGSEVKAGDLLAEIDPIVLQSRVDATRAQLRNLRAQLMDREASRTLADVQVKRQRNLMAEDATTRESLQNAEAALQSAQAQVESIKAQIDQTESNLRADEANLNYARIYAPMAGTVVSITARQGQTLIASQQAPVILRVADLSTMTVQTQVSEADVSRLRLGMDAYFTILGGEGRRWEGKLRKIEPTPVVQNNVVLYNALFDVSNPNQALMTQMTAQVFFIVASAKDTLLVPMSALAAGRGERLKTAATGGEARSAGDPGAGKAAADAPKAPDAKKGAGRAPRTVTIKIAPAEGPLQDRQVEIGVRSRIHAQVLSGLEEGERVVSGMAPADKGGNGSGPRRTPRI, encoded by the coding sequence ATGACTTCATCCCCCGCGTCCAAGCCGCGCCGACTGCGCCGCGCCGTGATTGCCCTGGTCACCCTGGGCGTGCTCGGAACGGGCGGCTGGTTTGCATGGACCAAGTATTTCTCGCCACCGGACGAATCGGCGCGCTACCAGTTCGCGACCGTGACGCGCGGCGACATCGAGGATGTCGTCACGGCCACCGGCACGCTGCAGCCGCGCGACTATGTCGACGTCGGCGCCCAGGTGTCGGGCCAGCTGAAGAAGATCCACGTCGAGGTCGGCTCGGAGGTGAAGGCAGGCGACCTGCTCGCCGAGATCGACCCCATCGTGCTGCAGAGCCGCGTCGATGCGACCCGCGCACAACTGCGCAACCTGCGCGCGCAGCTGATGGACCGCGAGGCGAGCCGCACGCTCGCCGATGTGCAGGTGAAGCGCCAGCGCAACCTGATGGCCGAGGACGCCACCACGCGCGAGAGTCTGCAGAATGCCGAAGCGGCGCTGCAGTCGGCTCAGGCGCAGGTCGAGTCGATCAAGGCGCAGATCGACCAGACCGAGTCGAACCTGCGCGCGGACGAGGCCAACCTGAACTACGCACGCATCTACGCGCCGATGGCGGGCACCGTGGTGTCAATCACCGCGCGCCAGGGCCAGACGCTGATCGCGAGCCAGCAGGCGCCCGTCATCCTGCGCGTCGCCGACCTGTCGACCATGACTGTGCAGACCCAGGTATCGGAAGCGGACGTGAGCCGCCTGCGCCTGGGCATGGACGCCTACTTCACGATCCTCGGCGGCGAAGGGCGACGCTGGGAGGGTAAGCTGCGCAAGATCGAACCCACCCCGGTGGTGCAGAACAACGTCGTGCTCTACAACGCGCTGTTCGACGTCTCCAACCCCAACCAGGCGCTGATGACGCAGATGACGGCGCAGGTGTTCTTCATCGTCGCATCGGCCAAGGACACGCTGCTGGTGCCGATGTCGGCGCTCGCGGCGGGACGCGGCGAACGCCTGAAGACGGCGGCGACGGGCGGGGAGGCACGCTCCGCGGGAGATCCGGGTGCCGGCAAGGCCGCGGCGGACGCGCCGAAAGCGCCCGACGCGAAGAAGGGCGCAGGGCGCGCGCCGCGTACCGTGACGATCAAGATCGCCCCGGCCGAAGGGCCGCTGCAGGACCGCCAGGTGGAGATCGGCGTGCGCAGCCGCATCCATGCTCAGGTGCTGTCCGGCCTCGAGGAAGGGGAGCGGGTGGTGTCCGGCATGGCCCCCGCGGACAAGGGCGGCAACGGCAGCGGGCCGCGCCGCACGCCACGCATATGA
- a CDS encoding MacB family efflux pump subunit: MKAEPQIAGLDADSPRRQPSGEPLIELSGITKTFRTGELAVEVLHGIDLTIYPGEFVAIVGSSGSGKSTLMNILGCLDRPTSGTYRFMGRDVAGFDRDELARLRRETFGFVFQSYNLIGGASARENVEVPAVYSGMPPPERHARATELLTTLGLGERTKNRPSQLSGGQQQRVSIARALMNGGRVILADEPTGALDSKSGAEVMQLLRELSAAGHTIILITHEREVADQAQRIIEIRDGNVVSDPGPRPPAGPEPDFAPHIDRTSHLSDLVEATRTALRALRANLFRAALTLLGIVIGVAAVIAMLAIGDGAKQDVIDRISSMGTNLLTVRPGAPNQRGRDTTATLVREDVEAILELPNVLAAVPEQSTGVTVRHGNADHRTSATATGADYTIARDWPLAQGTFFSAADERRFATVTVIGQTVAKALFGDEDPIGKYVLVNNLVFQVVGVMGPMGATPWGSDQDDVIFVPFTTGSLRLTGQRHLRSAIVAVEDVNQIDDTQEAVRALLQTRHSGVEDFQIRNMAQVIENVSETQNTLTVLLGTVAAISLLVGGIGVMNIMLVSVTERTREIGIRMATGARMKNILQQFLIEALVVSALGGLIGVVVGLGSAAVIEAFDKPVVYSLPPVLLAFGCAFATGLIFGYLPARKAARLDPVVALASE; encoded by the coding sequence ATGAAAGCCGAACCGCAGATCGCCGGCCTGGATGCGGATTCGCCACGGCGCCAGCCCTCAGGCGAGCCGCTGATCGAGCTGTCGGGCATCACCAAGACCTTCCGCACCGGCGAGCTTGCCGTCGAGGTGCTGCACGGCATCGACCTGACGATCTATCCGGGCGAGTTCGTCGCCATCGTTGGCAGCTCGGGGTCGGGCAAGTCAACGCTGATGAACATCCTCGGCTGCCTCGACCGCCCGACCAGCGGCACCTACCGGTTCATGGGGCGGGACGTCGCCGGGTTCGACCGCGACGAGCTGGCACGCCTGCGGCGCGAGACCTTCGGCTTCGTGTTCCAGAGCTACAACCTGATCGGCGGCGCCAGTGCGCGCGAGAACGTCGAGGTGCCGGCGGTCTATTCCGGCATGCCGCCGCCCGAACGCCACGCGCGCGCGACGGAACTGCTGACGACGCTGGGCCTCGGCGAACGCACGAAGAACCGCCCCAGCCAGCTCTCCGGCGGCCAGCAGCAACGCGTGTCGATTGCGCGCGCGCTGATGAACGGCGGGCGCGTGATCCTCGCCGACGAGCCGACCGGCGCGCTCGACAGCAAGAGCGGCGCCGAGGTGATGCAGCTGCTGCGCGAGCTCTCCGCGGCGGGGCACACGATCATCCTGATCACGCACGAACGCGAGGTCGCCGACCAGGCACAGCGCATCATCGAGATCCGTGACGGCAACGTCGTGTCCGACCCGGGCCCGCGTCCGCCCGCGGGCCCCGAACCCGACTTCGCGCCGCACATCGACCGCACCTCGCACCTGTCGGACCTGGTCGAAGCGACGCGCACGGCGCTGCGGGCACTGCGCGCCAACCTGTTCCGCGCCGCGCTGACGCTGCTCGGCATCGTCATCGGCGTCGCCGCGGTGATCGCGATGCTCGCAATCGGCGACGGTGCCAAGCAGGACGTCATCGACCGCATCAGCTCGATGGGCACCAACCTCCTGACGGTGCGGCCGGGCGCACCGAACCAGCGCGGCCGGGACACCACCGCGACGCTGGTGCGCGAGGACGTGGAAGCCATCCTCGAGCTTCCCAACGTCCTCGCCGCAGTGCCGGAACAGAGCACCGGCGTGACAGTGCGCCACGGCAACGCCGACCACCGCACGTCCGCCACGGCGACGGGCGCCGACTACACGATCGCGCGCGACTGGCCGCTCGCGCAGGGCACTTTCTTCAGTGCAGCCGACGAGCGACGCTTTGCGACGGTCACCGTCATCGGCCAGACGGTGGCGAAGGCCCTGTTCGGCGACGAGGATCCGATCGGCAAATACGTGCTCGTGAACAACCTCGTATTCCAAGTGGTCGGGGTGATGGGGCCGATGGGTGCGACGCCGTGGGGCTCCGACCAGGACGACGTGATCTTCGTGCCCTTCACCACCGGCAGCCTGCGCCTCACGGGCCAGCGCCACCTGCGCAGTGCCATCGTCGCGGTGGAGGACGTCAACCAGATCGACGACACGCAGGAGGCCGTGCGCGCGCTGCTGCAGACGCGCCATTCGGGCGTCGAGGACTTCCAGATCCGCAACATGGCGCAGGTGATCGAGAACGTATCGGAAACGCAGAACACCCTGACCGTGCTGCTCGGCACCGTCGCGGCGATTTCCCTGCTGGTGGGCGGCATCGGCGTCATGAACATCATGCTGGTGTCGGTCACCGAGCGCACGCGCGAGATCGGCATCCGCATGGCGACCGGCGCGCGCATGAAGAACATCCTGCAACAGTTCCTGATCGAGGCGCTGGTGGTGTCCGCGCTGGGCGGGCTGATCGGGGTGGTCGTCGGCCTCGGCTCCGCGGCAGTGATCGAGGCCTTCGACAAGCCTGTCGTGTATTCGCTGCCCCCCGTACTGCTCGCCTTCGGTTGCGCTTTCGCCACCGGCCTGATCTTCGGTTACCTGCCCGCGCGCAAGGCAGCCCGCCTCGACCCGGTGGTTGCCCTTGCGTCGGAGTGA
- a CDS encoding efflux transporter outer membrane subunit has translation MSRPLSFSVRSRRLVPALAACLALSACAVTEPATRADMALPAAWGEVANGTERPDPQWWRSFGSNELAALIATAVSDNPDFRAAVERVRQAEIALRVAGASLLPAASVSADSGWRRSDAGDGARAVDSESSGASLVIRYEVDLWGRLAAGVRGAEASFSVSRHDHDAARLTLVAGVANTYFELLAARERLVIARDNLAIAERVFGIVETRYRNGAASALDVSRQRSTVLAQRAALLPLETLERQTRSALALLVGRPPQDFHVEEEAFASLAVPSVAPGLPAELLARRPDLASAEAQLLAADADVAAARAALLPRIELSGSAGLASTALLSLANPASTLGLTAGLAHTLFDGGRLRSDVDAAQSRRRALVENYRSAVHVALKEVEDALGSADRDRRLEDSQQEIRREAARSLRLAELRYREGADELLTVLDAQRTLFQAQDQLAQLRLARLTGTVDLYKALGGGWSVPG, from the coding sequence ATGAGTCGCCCCCTCTCCTTTTCCGTCCGTTCGCGCCGCCTCGTGCCGGCGCTCGCAGCTTGCCTCGCCCTGTCCGCATGCGCGGTCACCGAGCCGGCGACGCGCGCCGACATGGCCCTCCCGGCCGCATGGGGCGAAGTCGCCAACGGCACCGAGCGCCCCGATCCGCAGTGGTGGCGCAGCTTCGGCTCGAACGAACTAGCCGCGCTGATCGCGACGGCCGTCTCGGACAACCCCGATTTCCGCGCCGCCGTCGAGCGCGTGCGCCAGGCCGAGATCGCGCTGCGCGTGGCCGGCGCATCCCTGCTGCCGGCTGCGAGCGTGAGCGCTGATTCCGGTTGGCGGCGCAGCGATGCGGGCGACGGCGCGCGTGCCGTCGATAGCGAATCGTCCGGTGCGAGCCTCGTCATCCGCTACGAAGTCGACCTGTGGGGGCGGCTCGCCGCAGGCGTGCGCGGCGCGGAGGCGAGCTTTTCAGTCAGCCGTCACGATCACGATGCGGCGCGCCTGACGCTGGTCGCGGGCGTCGCGAACACCTATTTCGAGCTGCTGGCCGCGCGCGAGCGGCTCGTCATCGCACGCGACAACCTCGCGATCGCCGAGCGCGTGTTCGGCATCGTCGAGACGCGCTACCGCAACGGCGCGGCGTCGGCCCTCGACGTGAGCCGCCAGCGCAGCACCGTGCTCGCGCAGCGCGCGGCCCTGCTGCCGCTCGAGACGCTGGAGCGACAGACCCGGAGCGCGCTGGCCTTGCTCGTGGGGCGCCCGCCACAGGACTTCCACGTCGAGGAAGAAGCGTTCGCATCGCTCGCCGTGCCGTCGGTCGCGCCCGGTCTGCCCGCCGAACTGCTCGCGCGCCGCCCCGACCTCGCCAGCGCCGAGGCCCAGCTCCTCGCGGCCGACGCCGACGTCGCGGCAGCGCGTGCAGCGCTGCTGCCGCGGATCGAACTTTCCGGCTCTGCCGGCCTGGCCAGCACCGCCCTCTTGTCGTTGGCGAATCCCGCCAGCACCCTCGGCCTGACCGCGGGGCTCGCGCACACCCTGTTCGACGGCGGGCGCCTGCGCAGCGACGTGGACGCAGCGCAATCGCGGAGACGCGCGCTGGTCGAGAACTACCGTTCGGCGGTGCATGTCGCGCTGAAGGAAGTGGAGGATGCGCTCGGCAGCGCCGACCGCGACCGCCGCCTCGAGGACAGCCAGCAGGAGATCCGGCGCGAAGCAGCACGCAGCCTGCGGCTGGCGGAGCTGCGCTACCGCGAAGGGGCGGATGAGCTGCTGACGGTGCTCGACGCGCAACGCACGCTGTTCCAGGCGCAGGACCAGCTCGCCCAACTCCGGCTCGCCCGCCTGACCGGCACCGTGGACCTCTACAAGGCGCTCGGCGGCGGCTGGTCCGTACCGGGCTGA
- a CDS encoding N-acyl amino acid synthase FeeM domain-containing protein, with product MWASAFADSGYRGTHHSPGSVPVPCAASAAHKVACRAAISSGVCGYKCGRYCYGVAGCSVLAQVRALVERLYARRGYRTSSTTSHVDSAHRLVFAGANRGQVIATITLGLDSPAGLLVDELYGTEIAVFRRMKRRICELSAFAVDPQYSSQGVLSALFHLAYLYGRTRHRVSDAFIEVNPRHAGFYERLFRFRRIGEVRQCPRVEAPAVLMHLDLERVGTHDVSSGESGTTLEPVPGADAIATARTEAGHPALMHD from the coding sequence ATGTGGGCATCCGCTTTCGCTGATTCCGGCTACCGCGGCACGCACCATTCGCCGGGCAGCGTTCCGGTTCCCTGTGCGGCGAGTGCTGCGCACAAGGTTGCGTGTCGGGCCGCGATCAGTTCCGGTGTATGCGGCTACAAGTGCGGCCGGTACTGCTACGGGGTCGCCGGATGCAGCGTGCTTGCCCAGGTGCGCGCCCTGGTCGAACGGCTGTACGCGCGGCGCGGCTATCGGACGTCCTCGACGACGTCGCACGTGGATTCGGCGCACCGCCTCGTGTTCGCCGGCGCCAACCGCGGGCAGGTGATCGCGACCATCACCTTGGGGCTCGATTCGCCCGCCGGGCTGCTCGTCGACGAGCTGTACGGCACGGAGATTGCCGTGTTCCGCCGGATGAAGCGCCGGATCTGCGAACTGTCGGCCTTCGCGGTCGACCCTCAGTACAGCTCGCAGGGCGTGCTCTCCGCACTGTTCCATCTCGCGTACCTGTACGGACGGACGCGGCACCGCGTCAGCGACGCCTTCATCGAGGTGAATCCCCGTCATGCGGGGTTCTACGAGCGACTGTTCCGCTTCCGCCGCATCGGCGAAGTCCGCCAGTGCCCGCGCGTGGAGGCCCCCGCCGTGCTGATGCACCTGGATCTCGAGCGTGTCGGCACCCACGACGTGTCGTCCGGCGAATCCGGCACGACGCTCGAACCGGTTCCCGGCGCGGACGCCATTGCGACCGCACGGACCGAGGCAGGCCATCCGGCCCTGATGCACGACTGA
- a CDS encoding iron transporter, with product MFRLPLRPLTVAALAALSLSAQALEYPIGTPQQRNGMEIAAVYLQPIDMEPEGMMKKAAESDIHIEADVRALANNPNGFEEGSWIPYLTVKFEIAKVGSDWKLAGEFMPMVASDGPHYGDNIKLAGPGKYKVKYTILPPGANHGSHFGRHTDRGTGVRPWFKAFEVENEFTYAGIGKKGGY from the coding sequence ATGTTCCGCCTTCCGCTCCGCCCCTTGACTGTAGCCGCTCTCGCCGCCCTTTCGCTTTCGGCACAGGCCCTCGAATATCCGATCGGCACGCCGCAACAGCGCAACGGCATGGAGATCGCGGCCGTCTACCTGCAGCCGATCGACATGGAACCGGAAGGCATGATGAAGAAGGCGGCGGAGTCCGACATCCACATCGAGGCTGACGTCCGCGCGCTGGCGAACAACCCCAACGGCTTCGAGGAAGGCAGCTGGATCCCCTACCTGACGGTGAAGTTCGAGATCGCCAAGGTCGGCAGCGACTGGAAGCTCGCCGGCGAGTTCATGCCCATGGTCGCCAGCGACGGTCCGCACTACGGCGACAACATCAAGCTCGCCGGCCCGGGCAAGTACAAGGTCAAATACACGATTCTGCCGCCGGGCGCGAACCACGGCAGCCACTTCGGCCGCCACACCGACCGCGGCACCGGCGTGCGCCCGTGGTTCAAGGCCTTCGAGGTCGAGAACGAATTCACCTACGCCGGCATCGGCAAGAAGGGCGGCTACTGA
- a CDS encoding carbohydrate porin, producing the protein MRAAGIARTAIAVVVAGLSCASQAAPTAQDKLLAELKRLAERIEKLEKRNTELETKLAAGAAAPAAALAQRVQALEQANHELNASLASDRISENEPELAIRLKAVEERTNSMGAPTKLASALEGITIEGSVAAVAQQVNGRARDNGERESQLSWRGDLGITLPAGDIGRGTGEFFTQLRMGQGDSFTRLNPTFTGAFNSLAFQAGGGSEETYAIVAQAWYQLTTPLGDSANSPHSVQFTAGKMDPFVFFDQNTIADNEAEKFLNNVFVHNPLLDSGGAVGADNYGFTPGMRLAYRNEMDEPDWWQISLAAFGAGEGAKFGRSFDKPFVIGQLEYGRKDQGFDGNYRLYAWRNGQYEGFDGSRAPATGWGASIDQRVHEDVTLFARYGQATSGKAPFDRAVTVGAELTGNAWGRGADSIGLAWGWLRASKDFRREAAGLLDDEGNFLFGYTPSGAEQVAELYYRWHLNDQLSLTPDLQYVRRAAANRDAKNMTAFGVRALYAF; encoded by the coding sequence ATGCGGGCCGCAGGCATCGCACGCACGGCGATCGCGGTCGTCGTGGCTGGTTTGTCCTGCGCGAGCCAGGCGGCGCCGACGGCGCAGGATAAACTCCTCGCCGAACTGAAGCGTCTGGCCGAGCGCATCGAGAAGCTCGAGAAGCGCAACACCGAGCTTGAGACCAAGCTCGCCGCGGGTGCGGCGGCGCCGGCGGCGGCCCTCGCGCAACGCGTCCAGGCGCTGGAGCAGGCAAATCACGAGCTGAACGCAAGCCTCGCGAGCGACCGCATCAGCGAGAACGAACCCGAGCTCGCGATCCGGCTCAAGGCCGTCGAGGAGCGGACCAACTCGATGGGCGCGCCGACCAAGCTCGCGAGCGCACTCGAAGGGATCACGATCGAAGGCAGCGTCGCCGCCGTGGCCCAGCAGGTCAACGGGCGAGCACGCGACAACGGCGAGCGCGAATCTCAGCTGTCGTGGCGCGGCGACCTCGGCATTACGCTGCCCGCCGGCGATATCGGCCGCGGGACCGGGGAGTTCTTCACCCAGCTGCGCATGGGTCAGGGCGACAGCTTCACGCGCCTGAATCCGACCTTCACCGGCGCCTTCAACAGCCTCGCGTTCCAGGCCGGGGGCGGCTCGGAGGAAACCTACGCGATCGTCGCGCAGGCGTGGTACCAGCTCACGACGCCGCTCGGGGACAGCGCGAATTCGCCTCATAGCGTGCAGTTCACGGCCGGCAAGATGGACCCCTTCGTGTTCTTCGACCAGAACACGATCGCCGATAACGAGGCCGAGAAGTTCCTCAACAACGTCTTCGTGCACAACCCGCTGCTCGACTCGGGCGGCGCGGTCGGCGCCGACAACTACGGCTTCACGCCGGGCATGCGCCTCGCCTACCGCAACGAGATGGACGAGCCCGACTGGTGGCAGATCTCGCTCGCGGCCTTCGGCGCCGGCGAAGGCGCGAAGTTCGGACGCAGCTTCGACAAACCCTTCGTGATCGGCCAGCTCGAATACGGCCGCAAGGACCAGGGCTTCGACGGCAACTATCGTCTGTACGCGTGGCGCAACGGCCAGTACGAGGGCTTCGACGGCTCGCGCGCCCCGGCCACCGGCTGGGGCGCGAGCATCGACCAGCGCGTGCATGAGGACGTCACGCTGTTCGCGCGCTACGGCCAGGCGACCTCGGGCAAGGCGCCGTTCGACCGCGCCGTCACGGTGGGCGCGGAGCTGACGGGCAACGCGTGGGGCCGCGGCGCCGATAGCATCGGCCTCGCGTGGGGTTGGCTGCGCGCGAGCAAGGACTTCCGCCGCGAAGCTGCCGGACTGCTCGACGACGAGGGCAATTTCCTCTTCGGCTACACCCCGAGCGGGGCCGAGCAGGTCGCCGAGCTGTACTACCGCTGGCACCTGAACGACCAGCTGTCGCTGACGCCCGACCTGCAGTACGTGCGTCGCGCCGCCGCCAACCGCGACGCGAAAAACATGACCGCGTTCGGGGTGCGCGCGCTGTATGCGTTCTGA
- a CDS encoding cupredoxin domain-containing protein, which translates to MKTPASLITSVLGIVVPAAILLAPVTARADMPTFEVVAENGRFTPETIEVPANTRFRLQLTNRNVGPEEFETSTPFKELVVGPGVTRSTIFPPLKPGSYPFFGEFHPETAKGRFVAK; encoded by the coding sequence ATGAAAACTCCAGCCAGCCTGATCACCTCCGTCCTCGGCATCGTCGTCCCCGCTGCCATCCTCCTCGCTCCCGTCACTGCACGCGCCGACATGCCGACCTTCGAGGTCGTCGCCGAGAACGGCCGCTTCACGCCCGAGACGATCGAGGTCCCCGCCAACACCCGCTTCCGCCTGCAACTGACGAACCGCAACGTGGGGCCGGAGGAGTTCGAAACGAGCACGCCGTTCAAGGAGTTGGTGGTGGGGCCGGGGGTCACGCGCAGCACGATCTTTCCGCCGTTGAAGCCGGGCAGCTACCCCTTCTTCGGCGAATTCCATCCCGAGACGGCGAAGGGTCGTTTCGTCGCGAAGTAA
- a CDS encoding FTR1 family iron permease codes for MGNALFIVWRESVEAILIISILLAWIRDRDDAHVGVRHLWAGVGGGLALAGFIALAMLGVHGWLAADALDLFQTAIVFAAAALITHMVLWMRSHGRHMKRELEAGLARAADTAGGASVALLAAIAVGREGAETVLFLYGLAMEQSGSTLAQLFAGAGIGFILALATAWLILSGARWLPGRVFFRASEVVLLLLAAALLVSGVERLIDLEWLPPLMEPVWDSSALLEDGSTAGGIAAAFAGYRAQPSLMVLIAWLGYWGMVALLGRLQRRSAA; via the coding sequence ATGGGCAACGCACTGTTCATCGTGTGGCGCGAGAGCGTCGAGGCGATTCTGATCATCAGCATCCTGCTCGCGTGGATCCGAGACCGCGACGATGCGCACGTAGGGGTGCGCCACCTGTGGGCGGGGGTCGGAGGCGGCCTCGCACTCGCGGGCTTCATCGCGCTGGCGATGCTGGGGGTGCACGGCTGGCTCGCGGCCGACGCGCTGGACCTCTTCCAGACCGCCATCGTGTTCGCCGCGGCCGCCTTGATCACGCACATGGTGCTGTGGATGCGCTCGCACGGGCGCCACATGAAGCGCGAACTCGAAGCGGGGCTTGCGCGCGCAGCCGATACGGCCGGCGGAGCGTCCGTCGCGCTGCTCGCCGCGATCGCGGTCGGGCGCGAAGGCGCCGAAACCGTGTTGTTCCTTTACGGGCTGGCGATGGAGCAATCCGGCAGCACGCTCGCACAGCTCTTCGCGGGGGCCGGCATCGGCTTCATCCTGGCGCTCGCAACCGCGTGGCTGATCCTTTCGGGGGCACGCTGGCTGCCCGGGCGCGTGTTCTTCCGCGCCAGCGAGGTCGTACTCCTCTTGCTCGCCGCCGCACTGCTGGTGTCCGGAGTCGAGCGCCTGATCGACCTGGAGTGGCTGCCGCCGCTCATGGAGCCGGTGTGGGACAGTTCCGCCCTGCTCGAGGACGGCAGCACGGCGGGCGGCATCGCCGCGGCCTTCGCCGGCTATCGCGCGCAACCTTCGCTGATGGTGCTGATCGCCTGGCTCGGCTACTGGGGGATGGTCGCCTTGCTCGGGCGCCTGCAACGGAGGTCCGCGGCATGA